The Pseudomonas fluorescens nucleotide sequence GGCCCTGACGGGCATAGCGCCGCATCAGGCGCTGAATGAAGGCTTGCGGCGTGGACCGGCATCCACCGCGCTTGCCCACGGCAACCACCCGCGCCTGCGGGCAGTGTTCAAGGATCTGCGGGTTGACCAGGTCATCGATCAACACCACCTCGGCTTGACCCAGGGCACGGACCGCCTTGAGGGTCAGCAGCTCCGGATCGCCGGGGCCAGCACCAATCAGCCAGACTTTCGCATGCATCGGGTATTCCTCATCGGCAAAGGGGCCGTCAGCCTTTTAGCAGGCCGATCAGCAGGATCAGGTTAAGCAGCAGGGACAGCAGCGCCAGGCCGCGCCAGACCTTCAGCGGCTCGCGTTCAAGCAGTGGTCGCGGGCGCACGCTCAACGGCTGGCGTTCGCCCTGCTCGAGCAGCAACAGCCATTGCTCGGCGGTTTCAAAGCGTTGCTGTGGGTCGGCGAGCAGCGCTTGGGCGAGGTTGTGTTCGAGCCATTCGGGCAAGTCCGGGCGATAGCGGGCGGCGCTGACCGCCTGGGTAAAGCGTGGGTGCTGGAAGGCTTCGATTTCGCCATAGGGGTAATGCCCGGTGAGCAGGTAGAACAGCGATACCGCGACGCTATACAGGTCCTGTTGCGGGCTGGGGGGCTGACCTTCGAAGGCTTCCGGGGCAATGAACGAGGGGGTGCCCGGCAGCTCGTGGGCGCGGTCTTCGGAAAGCCCCGGGCAGAAGGCCAGGCCGAAATCCAGCAGGCGCAGTTGGCCGTCTTCGCCCAGGTGCAGGTTATCGGGCTTGATGTCGCGATGCAGAATGTTGCGCCGGTGCAGCGAGCCCACCGCCTGCAGCAGTTGCTGGGCCAGTGACTGCCACTGCGCCAGCGGCAAGGGGCCGGTGCGGGCGAACAGTTGCGCCAGGGTCTGGCCGGGGTATTCGCGCATCAGGTAGTACAGGTGCTGGCGCTGGGTGGCCGGGTGCACTTCGGGGAAGTAGCGCCCGGCTACCCGGCGCAGGAACCATTCTTCGAGCAGCAGGCCTTGTTGCGCGCCAGGTTCGTCCTTGCGCTCTGCCGGCAGGGTTTTCAGCAGCCAGGCCTGTTGCTGGTTGTCATGCACGCGGTACAGCAGCGATTGGCGGCTATGCCCCAGCTGTTGCTCGACTGTCCAGCCGTCAATCGTCTGCCCGCTGCGCAGGGCGGCTGGCAACGGCCATTGCTGCAGTTGGGCGAGGGAGTCGCCCAGGTTACTCGCACCCAGTTGCTCGATGCGCACCAGCAGCGCGCTGGCGTTGTCCTGGCTGCCGCTGTGGTGGGCCGAGCTGACCAGGGTCTGGGCGGCGTCCTGCAGGTCGATCTGTTCGCGCAGCACCGCGCGGATCTGCGCTTCGCTGAGGCTGGTCCAGACGCCATCGCTGAGCAGCACAAAGCACTCACCGGCCTGCAGCTCGCCCTCCAGGTAGTCGACCTGCAGGTGCTGGTCCAGGCCCAGGGCACGCTTGAGCACGTGCTGCATGCCTGGTTGGTCCCAGACGTGATCTTCGCTGATGCGTTGCAGTTGCCCGGCAGCCCAACGGTAGATCCGGCAGTCGCCGACATGCGCCAGGGTAAAGCGCCGGCCGCGCAGCACCAGGGCGCTGAGGGTGGTCAGCAGCGGTTGGCCGCCGCCGTTGGCGCGCAACCAGCGGTTCTGCGCCAGCAGCAGGCGGTCCAGGGCCTGGGCCACGCCCCAGGTGGCCGGCGTGGCGTAGTAGTCCAAAGCCAGCGCCTGCAGGCTGGCCCGCGCCGCCAGCCCGCCATCGGCGCACTGGCTGACGCCGTCGGCGAGGGCGAACAGGTAGCCTTTGCTGGCGGCCAGTTCCGAGTTGGGCGTGACCAGGCGCAGGGCGTCCTGGTTTTCCTCCCGGGGGCCGCTGGCGCTGGCCTGGGCGAAGCTCAGTTGCAGGCTCATGGCATCACCCTCAGACCCGCGCCGCAGTCACCGCCGCCGAGCCCCAGGTGGTGCGCCAGCGCTGCTTGACGCCG carries:
- a CDS encoding bifunctional protein-serine/threonine kinase/phosphatase, with translation MSLQLSFAQASASGPREENQDALRLVTPNSELAASKGYLFALADGVSQCADGGLAARASLQALALDYYATPATWGVAQALDRLLLAQNRWLRANGGGQPLLTTLSALVLRGRRFTLAHVGDCRIYRWAAGQLQRISEDHVWDQPGMQHVLKRALGLDQHLQVDYLEGELQAGECFVLLSDGVWTSLSEAQIRAVLREQIDLQDAAQTLVSSAHHSGSQDNASALLVRIEQLGASNLGDSLAQLQQWPLPAALRSGQTIDGWTVEQQLGHSRQSLLYRVHDNQQQAWLLKTLPAERKDEPGAQQGLLLEEWFLRRVAGRYFPEVHPATQRQHLYYLMREYPGQTLAQLFARTGPLPLAQWQSLAQQLLQAVGSLHRRNILHRDIKPDNLHLGEDGQLRLLDFGLAFCPGLSEDRAHELPGTPSFIAPEAFEGQPPSPQQDLYSVAVSLFYLLTGHYPYGEIEAFQHPRFTQAVSAARYRPDLPEWLEHNLAQALLADPQQRFETAEQWLLLLEQGERQPLSVRPRPLLEREPLKVWRGLALLSLLLNLILLIGLLKG